One region of Gossypium raimondii isolate GPD5lz chromosome 6, ASM2569854v1, whole genome shotgun sequence genomic DNA includes:
- the LOC105774522 gene encoding protein STRUBBELIG-RECEPTOR FAMILY 5 has protein sequence MTNLEDINLSHNQLKGQLSDMFGKKKNPFLLCKRYCPVSLTYELTYSDVSNNQLSDKLPNSFANLTNLNTLHLQNNQFTGSINVLTDLPLNDLNVENNEFTGWIPNELKGIDNLKTGGNSWSTGPAPPPPPGVQHRRRPATEEKKSEGPKKSLQNGLIIAFSCLGGLALLLLLLLMFAFTRRRRSPPPSSLFLDDDKMSGRKGFTPLHSQELGAESYAGILKEPKDFKSMDPGNGDIKSLLKSPSMGLRRSVSGRVSFSENEFANRLKGRRSTSVQAVPYSLADLQKSTDNFAPGRLLGEGSIGRVYRAKYPDGKVLAVKKIDSSHFQGQKPEEFSKLVTNISKLHHPNIAELVGYCSEQGHNMLIHDYFRNGSLHEFLHLSDDFSKPLTWNTRVRIALGVSRAIEYLHDVCSPSIVHKNIKSSNILLDLELNPHLSDYGMASFHLRTSQNLGMGYNAPECAQPSAYTLKSDVYSFGVVMLELLTGRMPLDNQRPRSEQCLVKWARPQLHDNDALAGMVDPALRGLYPPKSLPPFADIVALCIQLDPNLRSSIAEVVQALVRLVQQSTINMREDLSASCRTNDSEY, from the exons ATGACCAACCTTGAAGACAT AAATCTTAGCCACAATCAACTCAAGGGTCAGTTGAGCGATATGTTTGGCAAA aagaaaaaccctTTTCTTCTTTGCAAACGTTACTGCCCAGTTTCACTAACTTATGAACTGACTTACAGTGATGTATCCAACAATCAACtatctgacaagcttccaaattcatttgcaaatcttacaaatttaaaCACTTT GCATCTACAGAACAACCAATTCACTGGTTCAATAAATGTCCTTACTGACCTTCCCCTCAATGATCT GAATGTTGAGAATAACGAATTTACTGGATGGATTCCTAATGAGTTGAAGGGGATTGACAATCTAAA AACCGGAGGAAATTCTTGGTCAACTGGGCCAGCTCCTCCTCCACCCCCTGGTGTACAACACCGTCGCCGTCCCGCTAcagaagagaagaaaagtgAAGGTCCAAAGAAATCTCTTCAGAATGGATTAATTATAGCTTTTTCATGTTTAGGTGGACTTgctcttctccttctccttctccttaTGTTTGCATTTACAAGGAGAAGAAGGTCACCTCCCCCATCCTCGCTTTTCCTCGATGATGATAAGATGAGTGGGCGTAAAGGTTTTACTCCCCTTCATTCACAAGAGTTAGGCGCTGAATCATATGCTGGCATTTTGAAAGAACCCAAAG ATTTTAAGTCAATGGATCCAGGTAATGGAGATATTAAGTCTTTGCTAAAATCTCCATCAATGGGCCTTAGACGTTCGGTTTCAGGTCGTGTGTCCTTCAGTGAAAATGAGTTTGCAAACCGTCTGAAAGGAAGAAGAAGCACTTCTGTTCAAGCTGTACCTTATTCTTTGGCAGATTTGCAGAAAAGTACTGATAATTTTGCACCAGGTCGACTTCTGGGCGAGGGCTCCATTGGTCGTGTTTATAGGGCAAAATATCCCGATGGAAAG GTTTTAGCAGTGAAAAAGATAGATTCCTCACATTTTCAAGGCCAGAAGCCTGAGGAATTCTCAAAACTTGTTACAAACATCTCTAAGCTTCACCATCCTAACATTGCTGAACTTGTTGGCTATTGTTCAGAACAAGGGCATAACATGCTAATACATGACTATTTCAGGAATGGCTCACTTCATGAGTTCCTACATTTATCAGATGACTTCAGCAAACCCCTAACTTGGAATACCAGAGTTAGAATAGCTTTAGGTGTATCCAGGGCTATTGA GTATCTCCATGACGTTTGTTCTCCATCTATAGTTCATAAGAACATCAAGTCATCCAATATTTTGCTTGATCTTGAACTCAATCCTCATCTATCTGACTACGGCATGGCAAGCTTTCATCTG CGTACAAGCCAGAACCTCGGGATGGGTTACAATGCTCCAGAATGTGCACAACCATCAGCATACACACTAAAGAGTGATGTTTACAGTTTCGGGGTGGTAATGTTAGAACTATTGACTGGTCGGATGCCTTTGGATAA TCAAAGACCAAGATCAGAACAGTGCTTAGTGAAATGGGCCAGACCTCAGCTTCATGACAATGATGCACTGGCAGGAATGGTTGATCCTGCCTTGAGGGGCCTCTATCCTCCCAAATCACTCCCTCCATTTGCTGATATTGTTGCCCTCTGTATACAG TTGGATCCTAATCTTAGATCTTCAATAGCTGAGGTGGTACAGGCATTGGTACGATTAGTTCAACAATCAACCATAAACATGAGAGAAGATCTTTCAGCTTCTTGCCGGACAAACGACTCtgaatattaa
- the LOC105771878 gene encoding uncharacterized protein LOC105771878 — protein sequence MAVSEYQREFVQLSKYARESEELSKEKRQAEIKARVPSKRFTGKSHQPASKKSKKYYDRSTTSAGYSGRDRGTRRSSPRSQATFVASADSVRNTKPRCKHCNKLHFGKCRMKSGACFRSGSFDHYLRYCPEKPEKDSIQPLRLSNVAAKGRLPRNLGNTSGNRGVTKYFTVKSKARAPVRTYAICARKNASMPDVITGTFSLIDNGVTALIDPVSESKIKSVPVVCEYPDVFLDELPRLPPVRGVEFAIDLVLGTTPTLIASYMLSI from the exons ATGGCAGTATCTGAATATCAACGGGAATTTGTTCAACTGAGTAAATATGCCAGAGAAT CTGAAGAActtagtaaagagaaaagacaagCTGAGATTAAAGCTAGAGTTCCAAGTAAAAGATTTACGGGAAAGTCACACCAGCCAgcatcaaagaaatcaaagaaatattaTGATCGTTCTACTACCTCTGCAGGATATTCAGGTAGAGACAGAGGTACTCGACGCTCTAGTCCAAGATCTCAGGCTACATTTGTAGCAAGTGCGGATAGTGTTAGAAACACCAAACCCAGGTGCAAGCATTGTAATAAGCTACATTTTGGTAAGTGTAGAATGAAGAGTGGAGCTTGTTTCAGATCTGGTTCCTTTGACCACTATCTTAGATATTGCCCGGAGAAACCTGAAAAAGATAGTATTCAACCTTTGAGGCTGAGCAACGTAGCTGCGAAAGGTAGACTGCCTCGTAATCTTGGAAATACAAGTGGTAATCGTGGTGTGACAAAATACTTCACTGTAAAATCTAAAGCACGAGCACCAGTTAGGACTTATGCTATATGTGCACGTAAAAATGCCTCTAtgccagatgttattactggtactttctcTCTTATTGATAATGGTGTAactgctttaattgatcctg TGTCTGAATCAAAGATTAAATCAGTGCCAGTGGTTTGTGagtatcctgatgtgtttcTAGATGAGTTACCTAGATTACCGCCAGTTAGAGGagttgaatttgctatagaTCTTGTACTGGGAACAACACCAACATTGATAGCATCATACATGctgagcatttga